One genomic region from Kamptonema formosum PCC 6407 encodes:
- a CDS encoding DUF6745 domain-containing protein, which translates to MIDKLTPEQEALIPVYREKWRAIALSTEPIDREKAADAVKAAYALLDVKPPEFIFSSSPYEPLNAILNDEESELKYQRRVEFYELNTELYKQQGKLQNCINWRNFLKKFNHALGSGFSRQLVDELPRQLGTPLFGSNYYYSIEPDSWARECSYYDFCISILNFKYEDEKWSVVQSLVKNCGWIFPYDKICYVCDRPRILCFDSQERLHAEGSAAIQFADGFSVYAYHGVRLPEQYGKVHPQQWRSEWLLSEDNAEVRRVLIQGIGYNRICQELAAVELDIWQEYTLLKIDNNVDVEAIYLLKMTCPSTGHIHVLRVPPDVESAREAIRWVNWGIDPEEFVVQT; encoded by the coding sequence ATGATTGACAAGCTTACACCTGAGCAAGAGGCTTTGATTCCAGTCTATCGGGAAAAGTGGAGAGCGATTGCGCTTTCTACTGAACCCATTGACCGCGAAAAAGCCGCTGATGCAGTCAAAGCTGCCTATGCTTTGCTGGACGTGAAACCTCCAGAATTTATTTTTAGTAGCAGTCCGTATGAACCTTTAAATGCTATTCTTAACGATGAAGAGAGTGAATTGAAGTATCAGCGCAGGGTGGAATTCTACGAGTTAAATACGGAGCTATACAAGCAACAAGGCAAATTGCAAAATTGCATAAACTGGAGAAATTTTTTAAAAAAATTCAATCACGCTTTAGGAAGTGGATTCTCTAGGCAACTGGTAGACGAACTACCCCGGCAATTAGGTACACCACTTTTTGGGAGTAACTATTATTATTCTATTGAACCTGACTCATGGGCTCGTGAATGTAGTTATTACGACTTCTGTATTTCGATATTAAACTTTAAATACGAAGATGAAAAATGGTCAGTGGTGCAATCCCTAGTCAAGAATTGTGGCTGGATTTTTCCTTATGATAAAATTTGCTATGTATGCGATCGCCCCCGCATACTCTGTTTCGACTCTCAAGAGCGACTCCACGCCGAAGGATCGGCAGCAATTCAATTTGCTGATGGTTTCAGCGTGTACGCCTATCACGGCGTGAGATTACCTGAACAATACGGAAAAGTTCACCCTCAACAGTGGCGTTCAGAATGGCTATTATCAGAGGATAACGCCGAAGTTAGGCGAGTGCTAATTCAAGGAATAGGTTATAATAGAATTTGCCAAGAATTGGCAGCGGTAGAGTTAGATATTTGGCAAGAATACACGCTGTTAAAAATAGATAATAATGTCGATGTTGAGGCAATTTATTTGTTAAAAATGACTTGTCCTAGTACCGGACACATTCACGTTTTGCGCGTACCGCCTGATGTAGAATCAGCTAGGGAGGCTATTCGGTGGGTGAATTGGGGAATCGATCCAGAGGAATTTGTTGTACAAACTTAA
- a CDS encoding DUF433 domain-containing protein — protein MPVNWREHIVSTPDVLRGKPRIRGTRIPVSLILGYLASSNTVEHIISEFPNLVKEQIDACLDYARDLSDFETVA, from the coding sequence ATGCCCGTAAACTGGAGAGAACATATCGTCAGTACCCCCGATGTATTGCGAGGTAAACCAAGAATCAGAGGAACTAGAATTCCCGTTAGTCTCATTTTAGGTTATTTAGCATCAAGTAATACTGTCGAACACATTATTTCTGAGTTTCCCAATCTAGTTAAAGAACAGATAGATGCTTGCCTGGATTATGCCCGCGATTTGTCAGATTTTGAAACAGTTGCCTAA
- a CDS encoding type II toxin-antitoxin system RelE family toxin codes for MSNYTVYIAPETFQEIKNLPGNIRQRVRQAIRELGENPRPSNSKLLDTPNFDRELWRQRIDNWRIVYAITEPDKLIDIVAVRKRPPYDYGDLERLFEQLE; via the coding sequence GTGAGCAATTACACTGTTTACATCGCGCCAGAAACATTTCAAGAAATCAAAAATCTCCCTGGCAATATACGGCAGCGAGTTAGGCAAGCCATTAGAGAGTTAGGGGAAAATCCGCGTCCCTCTAACAGTAAATTGTTAGATACACCTAATTTTGATCGGGAACTATGGCGGCAACGTATAGATAATTGGCGGATAGTTTATGCAATTACGGAACCAGATAAGTTGATAGATATTGTGGCCGTCCGTAAACGCCCACCTTATGACTATGGAGATTTGGAGAGATTGTTTGAACAATTAGAGTAA